A genome region from Megalobrama amblycephala isolate DHTTF-2021 linkage group LG18, ASM1881202v1, whole genome shotgun sequence includes the following:
- the LOC125252574 gene encoding UPF0729 protein C18orf32 homolog, whose protein sequence is MVCIPCIVIPVLLWVYKRFLEPIIYPFISPFINRFWTKAAVKETPQKHSADECNGTANGSTANGPKTVADKKAD, encoded by the exons ATGGTTTGCATTCCCTGCATCGTGATTCCTGTGCTGCTGTGGGTGTACAAGCGCTTCCTGGAGCCCATCATCTATCCCTTCATCTCTCCCTTCATCAACCGCTTCTGGACCAAAGCAGCCGTGAAGGAGACGCCACAGAAACACAGCGCT GATGAGTGTAATGGAACGGCGAACGGATCCACAGCCAACGGACCGAAGACGGTGGCCGATAAAAAAGCTGACTGA